From the Streptomyces nigrescens genome, one window contains:
- a CDS encoding glycosyltransferase family 39 protein, giving the protein MPAGLMLFLGAWGIRRQDAIWRDEAVTYDMAHRSLADLWSTLLHVDVVHGLYYALMHVWFAGYDATFRGAFGDAVGLRLPSVAAMTVAAAGVALLGQRLVGRRAGLLAGFTFALIPVVQQYAQEGRSYAMVCALVVWATYVLVLASAGPRRGLWLGYMALMLAACLLHEFAALALPAHGAAVVLARLPRRVLRSWLLASAAVLAALAPLAVFSTRQSAQISWLMWPDPLQLLTFAVLAVLGIACARVRIRSRGPIGLRALGVPLLLLPTLLLLLLSHVEPAYVDRYVLYYVVGFALLAGAALARLLRPADERGQTRGRRLRRAMAVVVLLAVLLPVNVHLRSPDSRVDDVTAVAHTVREVSEPGDGLLFMPSRRRIWRATLPRDFRGLHDLAQAESPLASHTLYGTERTGDVIRDRMLTARRIVVAGDPDGQPADDNDQEIAKRSTLRTAFEVCSSREVRGAKITVYARPGACGGGR; this is encoded by the coding sequence ATGCCCGCGGGGCTGATGCTGTTCCTGGGGGCGTGGGGGATCCGCCGGCAGGACGCCATATGGCGGGACGAGGCGGTCACCTACGACATGGCGCACCGCAGCCTGGCCGATCTGTGGTCCACGCTGCTGCATGTCGATGTCGTGCACGGTCTGTACTACGCGCTGATGCATGTCTGGTTCGCCGGATACGACGCCACCTTCCGCGGCGCGTTCGGCGATGCGGTCGGTCTGCGGCTGCCGTCCGTGGCAGCGATGACGGTCGCCGCCGCCGGGGTCGCCCTGCTGGGGCAGCGCCTGGTCGGCCGGCGGGCAGGGCTGCTGGCGGGCTTCACCTTCGCGCTGATCCCGGTCGTCCAGCAATACGCGCAGGAGGGCCGCTCGTACGCGATGGTCTGCGCGCTGGTCGTCTGGGCCACTTATGTGCTGGTACTGGCCTCGGCCGGTCCGCGCAGAGGGCTGTGGCTCGGCTATATGGCGCTGATGCTGGCCGCCTGTCTGCTGCACGAGTTCGCGGCGCTGGCGCTGCCCGCGCACGGCGCCGCGGTGGTCCTGGCGCGGCTGCCCCGCCGCGTACTGCGCTCCTGGCTGCTCGCCTCGGCCGCCGTCCTCGCCGCTCTGGCCCCGCTCGCGGTGTTCAGCACCCGGCAGTCGGCGCAGATCAGCTGGCTCATGTGGCCGGACCCCCTCCAGCTGCTGACCTTCGCCGTGCTCGCCGTCCTCGGCATCGCCTGCGCCCGCGTCCGGATCCGCTCCCGCGGCCCCATCGGGCTGCGCGCCCTCGGCGTCCCCCTGCTGCTTCTGCCCACCCTCCTCCTGCTGCTGCTCTCCCATGTCGAGCCGGCCTACGTGGACCGCTATGTCCTCTACTACGTCGTGGGGTTCGCGCTGCTCGCGGGCGCCGCGCTGGCGCGGCTGCTGCGGCCGGCCGACGAGCGGGGCCAGACGCGTGGACGGCGGCTGCGGCGGGCGATGGCGGTGGTGGTGCTGCTGGCGGTGCTGCTGCCGGTCAACGTCCATCTGCGCAGCCCGGACAGCCGGGTCGACGATGTCACCGCGGTCGCGCACACCGTACGGGAGGTGTCCGAGCCCGGCGACGGGCTGCTGTTCATGCCGTCCCGGCGGCGGATCTGGCGGGCGACCCTGCCGCGCGACTTCCGAGGGCTGCACGATCTCGCGCAGGCCGAGAGCCCGTTGGCCTCACACACCCTCTACGGCACCGAGCGCACCGGCGATGTGATCCGTGACCGGATGCTGACCGCCCGCCGGATCGTCGTCGCCGGGGACCCGGACGGCCAGCCGGCCGACGACAACGACCAGGAAATCGCCAAGCGGTCCACGCTGCGCACCGCGTTCGAGGTCTGCAGCAGCCGGGAGGTCCGGGGCGCCAAGATCACGGTGTATGCGCGGCCGGGGGCGTGCGGCGGCGGGAGGTAG
- a CDS encoding serine hydrolase, whose protein sequence is MAGESPDKSDKKQSSGKTARSERDPRLSAFRGEPDESAKESGSGKNPKPEGGAEAAAEPKPAPAPESTAEAKPAAKAAKQAAKGKSGAKSTSGAKAKPGPDSAEKPESGAEPASADGPGAGAESGSERASEEPQGAEEGAEGSGGGDERLRAAVAAWVAGKDDEDAEEDAEAGEGGDGGADAAAASDAESEAASGAKSGAEAGEKAGSGAAEKAGAEASEVSEDAGGGAEGAAAKGEAKAEAQAVVASDVEADPEADADAEADAGPEADGDADAGRGGSEAGAKSQPESKGKSEPKGESEPKGKSEPKGKGKGKSESKAEPEAEPASGDKPESGARGESRSKGAEVVDQPTAVFKTVGPQKGKPGGAAAAAGAGKGDGNGDGKGDGKGGEEAAAGAEESAVDNATRVFAFAKLKGEGAEAEAVDQATTAFKISPPAKGGDAVTSKAKDKAEAKDKPESTGKPGSKGTSDATDKAGAKDTDKAGAKDKAGAESSSGSKSESKPEAKTAAKKDSKTEGKEESKPEAKDEAKTANVAERDSERTSQFVALKSADDGTAGKSLGKTAPKTPARTPDKADDKADKAEDKPGEKASGKAGAKPAGKATGALPAAEPAKSAKAAAPSAPSKPADRPGAMPPATTGATAAPSELPETERTKQQPLPPLDLLAQLTNTPPPPETPLRTVVRRFKIWTPLAVLLVIIFVIAQAVRPLPDPTLTVGDAKSSFTFEGGKLTVPWPAEGQAAVKVVGSGDVGTFGPQKPVPTASVAKIMTAYVVLRDHPLKKGKPGPQIEVDAKAVTEGGSTDESRIEGLRAGQKFSQQDMLKMLMIPSGNNIARLLARWDTQSANEGAFVKKMNAAAKDLGMKNTTYTDPSGLDPKTVSTAVDQLKLAEAVMKFDAFRPIVAMTNAEIPGLPGRINNNNDNLLLEPGLSIKGIKTGSSTAAGGTLSWAAYKTVDGKDRLILGTMLDQHFKGLDPNAGNSLTMVKNNSQKVIAAVREALTSATAVKKGQVVGYVDDGLGGLTPVVATKDLKAVGVPGQKLTLSVGDGGKTVPHTAKAGTEVGVLTVGNGESMQKVPVALQKDLVEPSFGAKLIRIT, encoded by the coding sequence GTGGCGGGCGAGTCCCCCGACAAGTCGGACAAGAAGCAGTCGTCGGGGAAGACGGCGCGGAGCGAACGTGATCCGCGGCTGTCTGCCTTCCGCGGGGAGCCGGACGAATCGGCGAAGGAATCGGGTTCCGGGAAGAACCCGAAGCCTGAGGGCGGGGCGGAGGCCGCGGCGGAGCCGAAGCCTGCTCCGGCGCCGGAGTCCACGGCTGAGGCGAAGCCGGCGGCGAAGGCGGCGAAGCAGGCGGCGAAGGGGAAGTCCGGGGCGAAATCCACGTCCGGGGCGAAGGCGAAGCCCGGGCCGGACAGCGCGGAGAAGCCGGAATCCGGGGCGGAGCCCGCGTCGGCGGACGGTCCCGGGGCCGGGGCCGAGTCGGGGTCCGAACGTGCGTCTGAGGAGCCTCAGGGGGCCGAGGAGGGCGCCGAGGGCTCCGGGGGTGGCGACGAGCGGCTGCGCGCCGCTGTGGCCGCCTGGGTCGCGGGCAAGGACGATGAGGACGCCGAGGAGGACGCCGAGGCGGGTGAGGGTGGCGACGGCGGAGCCGATGCCGCCGCGGCGTCGGATGCGGAATCCGAGGCGGCGTCGGGGGCGAAGTCCGGGGCCGAGGCGGGGGAGAAGGCCGGTTCCGGTGCGGCCGAGAAGGCCGGCGCTGAGGCATCCGAGGTGTCCGAGGACGCGGGCGGGGGTGCCGAGGGTGCTGCCGCAAAGGGGGAAGCAAAGGCGGAGGCGCAGGCTGTCGTGGCGTCCGACGTCGAGGCTGACCCCGAGGCCGACGCTGACGCCGAGGCCGACGCTGGCCCCGAGGCCGACGGTGACGCCGACGCGGGTCGTGGCGGTTCCGAGGCCGGCGCCAAGTCCCAGCCGGAGTCCAAGGGCAAGAGCGAGCCCAAGGGTGAGAGTGAGCCCAAGGGCAAGAGCGAGCCCAAGGGCAAGGGCAAGGGCAAGAGCGAGAGCAAGGCCGAGCCCGAGGCCGAGCCTGCGTCCGGGGACAAGCCTGAGTCCGGGGCTCGGGGTGAGTCGCGGTCCAAGGGTGCCGAGGTCGTGGACCAGCCGACCGCCGTGTTCAAGACCGTCGGGCCGCAGAAGGGCAAGCCCGGTGGGGCTGCCGCTGCGGCGGGTGCGGGCAAGGGTGACGGCAACGGTGACGGCAAGGGTGACGGCAAGGGCGGTGAAGAGGCCGCCGCCGGGGCCGAGGAGTCGGCGGTCGACAACGCGACCCGGGTCTTTGCCTTCGCGAAGCTGAAGGGGGAGGGCGCCGAGGCCGAGGCCGTCGATCAGGCGACCACCGCATTCAAGATCTCCCCGCCCGCCAAGGGCGGCGACGCGGTCACGAGCAAGGCCAAGGACAAGGCCGAGGCCAAGGACAAGCCGGAGAGCACCGGCAAGCCCGGGAGCAAGGGCACGTCGGACGCCACGGACAAGGCCGGTGCCAAGGACACGGATAAGGCCGGTGCCAAGGACAAGGCCGGTGCCGAGTCCAGCAGCGGTTCCAAGAGCGAGTCCAAGCCCGAGGCCAAGACCGCGGCCAAGAAAGACTCCAAGACCGAGGGCAAGGAAGAATCCAAGCCCGAGGCCAAGGACGAGGCCAAGACTGCGAATGTCGCCGAGCGGGACTCGGAGCGGACCAGTCAGTTCGTCGCGCTGAAGTCGGCGGACGACGGCACGGCGGGCAAGTCGCTGGGCAAGACGGCGCCGAAGACCCCCGCCCGTACGCCCGACAAGGCCGACGACAAGGCCGACAAGGCCGAGGACAAGCCCGGGGAGAAGGCGAGCGGCAAGGCCGGTGCCAAGCCGGCCGGTAAGGCGACCGGTGCGCTGCCTGCCGCCGAGCCCGCGAAGTCCGCGAAGGCCGCCGCGCCGAGCGCGCCGTCCAAGCCCGCGGACCGGCCGGGCGCCATGCCGCCCGCCACCACGGGCGCCACGGCCGCCCCGTCCGAGCTGCCCGAGACCGAGCGCACCAAGCAGCAGCCGCTGCCGCCGCTCGACCTCCTGGCGCAGCTCACCAACACCCCGCCGCCGCCCGAGACGCCGCTGCGCACGGTCGTCCGCCGGTTCAAGATCTGGACCCCGCTGGCGGTGCTGCTGGTGATCATCTTCGTGATCGCCCAGGCGGTGCGCCCGCTGCCCGACCCGACGCTCACCGTCGGCGACGCCAAGTCCTCGTTCACCTTCGAGGGCGGCAAGCTCACCGTCCCGTGGCCCGCGGAGGGGCAGGCGGCGGTCAAGGTGGTGGGCTCCGGGGACGTGGGGACGTTCGGCCCGCAGAAGCCGGTGCCGACCGCGAGCGTGGCCAAGATCATGACGGCCTATGTCGTCCTCCGGGACCACCCGCTCAAGAAGGGCAAGCCGGGCCCGCAGATCGAGGTCGACGCCAAGGCGGTGACCGAGGGCGGCTCCACGGACGAGTCGCGGATCGAGGGGCTCCGGGCGGGGCAGAAGTTCAGCCAGCAGGACATGCTCAAGATGCTGATGATCCCGTCCGGCAACAACATCGCCCGGCTGCTGGCCCGTTGGGACACCCAGTCCGCCAACGAGGGGGCATTCGTCAAGAAGATGAACGCCGCCGCCAAGGACCTGGGCATGAAGAACACCACCTACACCGACCCCAGTGGCCTGGACCCGAAGACCGTGAGCACCGCCGTCGACCAGCTCAAGCTGGCCGAGGCCGTCATGAAGTTCGACGCCTTCCGGCCGATCGTCGCCATGACCAACGCCGAGATCCCGGGCCTGCCGGGGCGGATAAACAACAACAACGACAATCTGCTGCTGGAGCCCGGACTGAGCATCAAGGGCATCAAGACCGGCTCCAGCACCGCGGCCGGCGGCACGCTGTCCTGGGCGGCCTACAAGACGGTGGACGGCAAGGACCGCCTGATCCTCGGCACGATGCTGGACCAGCACTTCAAGGGCCTGGACCCCAACGCCGGCAACAGCCTCACCATGGTCAAGAACAACAGCCAGAAGGTCATCGCAGCCGTACGCGAAGCGCTGACCTCGGCTACGGCGGTGAAGAAGGGGCAGGTCGTCGGCTATGTCGACGACGGTCTGGGCGGGCTGACTCCGGTCGTCGCCACCAAGGACCTGAAGGCGGTCGGAGTCCCGGGCCAGAAGCTGACGTTGAGCGTCGGTGACGGGGGCAAGACCGTCCCGCACACCGCGAAGGCCGGTACCGAGGTCGGTGTGCTGACCGTCGGCAACGGCGAGAGCATGCAGAAGGTGCCGGTCGCCCTGCAGAAGGACCTCGTCGAGCCGTCCTTCGGAGCGAAGCTGATCCGCATCACCTGA
- a CDS encoding GOLPH3/VPS74 family protein, translating into MGRSRRTIPEELLLLALDPTTGTTAQPQSLDLGLAGAQLVELALAGRIAPDGDRIAVVMARPTGDPTLDSALELLRRRGSPVRAVHWIGGPRLGLRQTYLTHLERCGMVHAVAGQMCGVLPTTRYQATETAISREIRARLDNAIRTGVPPDPRTAALAALAHAVGLGKHLYPGNEGRSSRSRLRDLIRHDPMGGLVAHAVMDVQNGVAVQPRRQQAAGATAVRQPAARATADPAGAPVQSRHGHGRMARVGAR; encoded by the coding sequence ATGGGCAGGAGCCGCAGAACAATTCCGGAGGAGCTTCTGCTGCTCGCTTTGGACCCGACCACCGGGACCACAGCGCAGCCGCAGTCGCTCGACCTCGGCCTGGCCGGGGCACAGCTAGTAGAGCTGGCTCTGGCAGGACGGATAGCCCCAGACGGGGATCGTATCGCCGTGGTGATGGCACGGCCGACAGGAGATCCAACTCTGGACTCCGCGCTCGAACTGCTGCGCCGACGCGGCAGTCCGGTGCGCGCGGTCCACTGGATCGGCGGGCCCCGACTCGGGCTGCGCCAGACCTACCTCACGCATCTCGAACGGTGCGGCATGGTCCATGCCGTGGCGGGACAGATGTGCGGGGTACTGCCGACGACGCGCTACCAAGCGACGGAGACGGCCATCAGCCGGGAAATCAGGGCCCGGCTGGACAACGCGATCCGCACCGGCGTACCCCCGGACCCGCGGACCGCGGCGCTCGCCGCGCTGGCCCATGCGGTCGGACTCGGCAAGCATCTGTATCCAGGGAACGAAGGGCGTTCATCGCGCTCCCGTCTCCGGGATCTGATCCGGCACGACCCGATGGGCGGACTGGTCGCACACGCCGTCATGGATGTGCAGAACGGTGTCGCGGTCCAGCCTCGGCGGCAGCAGGCGGCCGGCGCGACAGCCGTCCGGCAACCGGCGGCACGCGCCACGGCGGACCCGGCCGGCGCGCCGGTCCAGTCGCGGCACGGCCACGGCCGGATGGCCCGGGTGGGCGCCCGCTGA
- the recQ gene encoding DNA helicase RecQ, which produces MALADVEVVVDMDVEGASDASEAVQVLRRVFGYDAFRGSQQEIIEHVIGGGDAVVLMPTGGGKSLCYQIPSLVRSGVGVVISPLIALMQDQVDALRALGVRAGFLNSTQDLEERRLVEAEFLSGELDLLYLAPERLRVEQTLNLLDRGKISLFAIDEAHCVAQWGHDFRPDYLALSMLHERWPEVPRIALTATATEATHTEITSRLRMADARHFVASFDRPNIQYRIAAKSEPKKQLLELLRNEHAGDAGIVYCLSRASVEKTAQFLVDNGIAAVPYHAGLDPRTRAEHQGRFLREDGLVVVATIAFGMGIDKPDVRFVAHLDLPKSVEGYYQETGRAGRDGQPSTAWLAYGLQDVVQQRKMIDGSEGDEAHRRRLSAHLDAMLALCETVQCRRVRLLAYFGQESSACGNCDTCLVPPQTWDGTVPAQKLLSTVVRLQRERGQKFGAGQIIDILLGKKTAKVIQFDHDGLSVFGVGDDLREAEWRGVVRQLLAQGLLAVEGDYGTLVLTEASGEVLGGRREVPMRREPEKAARAARTKAKGKRAAPADLPEAALPVFEALRGWRGRTAKEQGVPAYVIFHDATLREIATLGPTTTAELGTVNGVGENKLAKYGQQILDVLAGRETQEGAGTDGGADAGATTTPKAAEEYHAAPEPEDEELPEPPDDIDW; this is translated from the coding sequence ATGGCTCTGGCGGACGTGGAAGTGGTCGTGGACATGGATGTGGAAGGCGCTTCGGACGCAAGCGAGGCGGTGCAGGTGCTGCGCCGGGTGTTCGGGTATGACGCGTTCCGCGGCAGCCAGCAGGAGATCATCGAGCACGTCATAGGGGGCGGGGACGCAGTCGTCCTGATGCCGACCGGTGGCGGCAAGTCGCTGTGCTATCAGATTCCCTCGCTGGTCAGAAGCGGTGTGGGGGTCGTGATCTCGCCACTGATCGCGTTGATGCAGGACCAGGTCGACGCCCTGCGGGCACTCGGTGTGCGGGCCGGATTCCTGAATTCGACGCAGGATCTGGAGGAGCGGCGGCTCGTCGAGGCCGAGTTCCTGTCCGGGGAGCTGGATCTGCTGTATCTGGCGCCCGAGCGGCTGCGGGTCGAGCAGACGCTGAATCTGCTCGACCGCGGGAAGATCTCGCTCTTCGCGATCGACGAGGCGCACTGTGTCGCCCAGTGGGGCCATGACTTCCGGCCGGACTATCTGGCGCTGTCGATGCTGCACGAGCGCTGGCCCGAGGTGCCCCGGATCGCGCTGACCGCCACCGCGACCGAGGCCACGCACACCGAGATCACCTCACGGCTGCGGATGGCGGACGCCCGGCATTTCGTGGCGAGCTTCGACCGGCCGAACATCCAGTACCGCATCGCGGCGAAGAGCGAGCCGAAGAAGCAGCTGCTGGAGCTGCTGCGGAACGAGCATGCGGGGGACGCGGGGATCGTCTACTGCCTGTCGCGGGCCTCGGTGGAGAAGACCGCGCAGTTCCTGGTGGACAACGGCATCGCGGCGGTGCCGTATCACGCGGGGCTCGATCCGCGGACGCGTGCCGAGCACCAGGGCCGGTTTCTCCGTGAGGACGGGCTGGTCGTGGTCGCCACGATCGCGTTCGGAATGGGCATCGACAAGCCGGACGTCCGGTTCGTGGCCCATCTGGATCTGCCGAAGTCCGTGGAGGGCTACTACCAGGAGACGGGCCGCGCCGGGCGGGACGGGCAGCCGTCGACCGCCTGGCTGGCGTACGGGCTGCAGGATGTGGTGCAGCAGCGGAAGATGATCGACGGTTCGGAGGGCGACGAGGCGCACCGGCGGCGGCTGTCGGCCCATCTGGACGCGATGCTGGCGCTGTGCGAGACGGTGCAGTGCCGGCGGGTGCGGCTGCTGGCCTACTTCGGGCAGGAGAGCAGCGCCTGCGGCAACTGCGATACGTGTCTCGTCCCACCGCAGACCTGGGACGGCACGGTCCCCGCCCAGAAGCTGCTGTCCACGGTCGTACGGCTGCAGCGTGAGCGCGGGCAGAAGTTCGGCGCGGGCCAGATCATCGACATTCTGCTGGGCAAGAAGACCGCCAAGGTCATCCAGTTCGATCACGACGGGCTGAGCGTCTTCGGGGTGGGGGACGACCTCCGCGAGGCCGAATGGCGCGGTGTCGTACGGCAGTTGCTGGCGCAGGGGCTGCTCGCCGTCGAGGGTGATTACGGCACGCTGGTGCTCACGGAGGCGAGCGGCGAGGTGCTGGGCGGCCGGCGCGAGGTGCCGATGCGGCGGGAGCCGGAGAAGGCGGCGCGGGCGGCCCGGACGAAGGCGAAGGGCAAGCGCGCGGCGCCGGCGGATCTGCCGGAAGCGGCGCTGCCGGTCTTCGAGGCGCTGCGCGGCTGGCGGGGCCGTACGGCCAAGGAGCAGGGCGTGCCCGCGTATGTGATCTTCCACGATGCGACGCTGCGGGAGATCGCCACGCTCGGACCGACGACGACGGCCGAGCTGGGCACGGTCAACGGGGTCGGCGAGAACAAGCTCGCGAAGTACGGCCAGCAGATCCTGGATGTGCTGGCCGGACGGGAGACCCAGGAGGGCGCGGGCACCGATGGTGGTGCCGACGCCGGCGCCACGACGACGCCCAAGGCGGCCGAGGAGTATCACGCCGCGCCTGAGCCCGAAGACGAGGAGCTGCCGGAGCCGCCGGACGACATCGATTGGTGA
- a CDS encoding isocitrate lyase/PEP mutase family protein: MSTSPEYATFHFHALHHADQPLLLPNAWDVISAVALAGAGYAAVGTTSLGVAAAHGYPDGRGLAEVRDATVALALRLNGRLTCPYTVDVEGGFGGDAGQVGDLAAELAEAGAAGLNLEDGLPGGEGLQDPVRQAELISAVKERAPGLFLNARIDTHWRADSPPPLSVTLSRAETYLAAGADGVFVPGVVADEEISVLVAEIPAPLNILFAPGRHTVSRLAELGVRRISTGSLLFRTALQATLTAADAIRTGQQPTEAAGAGGEVLGYEEVQRLVGEEE; the protein is encoded by the coding sequence ATGAGCACCTCCCCGGAGTACGCCACCTTCCACTTCCATGCGCTGCACCACGCCGACCAGCCGCTGCTGCTGCCCAACGCCTGGGACGTCATCTCGGCCGTCGCACTCGCCGGGGCCGGATACGCGGCAGTCGGCACCACGAGCCTGGGCGTCGCCGCGGCCCACGGCTATCCGGACGGGCGCGGGCTCGCCGAGGTCAGGGACGCCACCGTGGCGCTGGCGCTGCGGCTCAATGGCCGGCTGACCTGCCCTTACACGGTCGATGTGGAGGGTGGATTCGGCGGCGACGCGGGGCAAGTGGGCGACCTGGCCGCCGAGTTGGCGGAGGCGGGGGCGGCCGGGCTGAACCTGGAGGACGGGCTGCCCGGCGGCGAGGGGCTGCAGGATCCGGTGCGTCAGGCCGAATTGATCAGCGCGGTGAAGGAGCGGGCACCGGGCCTGTTCCTCAACGCCCGGATCGACACCCACTGGCGTGCGGACAGCCCACCGCCGCTCTCGGTGACGCTCTCGCGCGCCGAAACGTACCTGGCCGCGGGCGCGGACGGCGTCTTCGTACCGGGCGTCGTCGCCGACGAGGAGATCTCGGTTCTGGTTGCCGAGATCCCCGCCCCGCTCAACATCCTCTTCGCTCCCGGCCGGCACACCGTCAGCCGTCTGGCGGAGCTCGGTGTACGCCGCATCAGCACCGGCTCGCTGCTCTTCCGGACCGCCCTGCAGGCCACCCTCACGGCCGCGGACGCCATCCGTACGGGCCAACAGCCGACGGAGGCGGCCGGGGCGGGCGGCGAGGTGCTGGGCTATGAGGAGGTACAGCGGTTGGTGGGGGAGGAGGAGTAG
- a CDS encoding sensor histidine kinase: MLAAITGCAALTALTLAYGTWAAIPYGAVPAAASATLLLWTVACWPRSRVRLARPLALAGGLSLLTTTFSAPPSAPWGSVWRLAEMVLLLMLLAVVARWAPRRQAVTAGVVAGAAVATWTLPLIPAPSVLPLAGAAAFWALPVLGAAVVGGYPRLVEHRRRRLVIETRRSQQLELARDLHDFVAHDISGIVAQAQAARFVAASDPGQALPALERIERAGLHALASMDRTVRMLHEANGNGITRPAAPDASIAPEPSAALTPQEPPAPQEAPTTKGPPPEVTPRPEPLPGVDQLPALIERFTAAGATEARLAMPPATPGTLSRETSSTAYRMVVEALTNVRRHAPGAARVEVTLTPAVRNPATHPAPALKIEIQVVNDAGAAPATALRTRRARDGHGGRGLNALRERVQATGGTLSYGPYEGGWRVLAVFPQTRTLPQETT, translated from the coding sequence GTGCTCGCCGCCATAACGGGCTGCGCAGCCCTGACCGCCCTCACCCTCGCGTACGGCACATGGGCAGCGATCCCCTACGGAGCCGTCCCGGCCGCCGCGTCCGCCACCCTCCTCCTCTGGACCGTTGCCTGCTGGCCGCGCTCGCGTGTCCGCCTCGCCCGCCCGCTGGCGCTCGCCGGAGGCCTGTCGCTGCTGACCACAACGTTCTCCGCCCCTCCATCGGCGCCCTGGGGATCCGTATGGCGGCTGGCCGAGATGGTGCTGCTGCTGATGCTCCTTGCCGTAGTGGCCCGTTGGGCGCCGCGTCGGCAGGCGGTGACCGCGGGTGTGGTGGCAGGCGCGGCGGTCGCGACATGGACGCTGCCTCTGATCCCGGCGCCGTCCGTGCTGCCGCTGGCCGGCGCCGCCGCCTTCTGGGCGCTTCCCGTGCTGGGCGCTGCTGTCGTGGGCGGCTATCCACGGCTGGTGGAACACCGGCGGCGCCGGCTGGTCATCGAGACCCGGCGCTCCCAGCAGCTCGAACTCGCCCGAGATCTCCATGACTTCGTGGCACACGACATCAGTGGAATCGTCGCGCAGGCACAGGCCGCCCGTTTCGTGGCCGCATCCGACCCGGGCCAGGCCCTGCCCGCCCTGGAACGCATCGAAAGAGCCGGGCTGCACGCCTTGGCATCCATGGACCGCACGGTACGGATGCTGCACGAGGCGAACGGCAACGGCATCACCCGCCCGGCCGCCCCGGACGCCTCGATCGCCCCGGAACCCTCAGCTGCTCTGACGCCTCAGGAGCCCCCCGCACCCCAGGAAGCACCCACAACAAAAGGCCCGCCCCCGGAGGTCACCCCCCGCCCCGAGCCCCTACCAGGAGTGGACCAACTCCCCGCCCTCATCGAGCGCTTCACCGCCGCAGGAGCCACCGAGGCCCGGCTGGCCATGCCGCCCGCCACGCCCGGAACCCTCTCCCGCGAAACCAGCTCCACGGCCTACCGGATGGTCGTGGAAGCCCTCACCAACGTCCGCCGGCACGCCCCCGGAGCGGCCCGTGTCGAGGTGACCCTCACCCCCGCCGTCCGTAACCCCGCCACCCACCCCGCACCCGCCCTCAAGATCGAGATCCAGGTCGTCAACGATGCCGGAGCCGCTCCCGCCACCGCCCTCCGCACCCGGCGGGCGCGCGACGGCCACGGCGGACGCGGCCTGAACGCCCTGCGTGAACGCGTACAGGCGACCGGCGGAACCCTCTCCTACGGCCCGTACGAGGGCGGTTGGCGGGTGCTGGCCGTGTTCCCGCAGACCCGCACGCTCCCCCAGGAGACGACATGA
- a CDS encoding helix-turn-helix transcriptional regulator translates to MTSRASAEQHLRDLARLRRVRDRIDREYAQPLDVEALARGVNMSAGHLSRQFRRAYGESPYGYLMTRRIERAMALLRRGDLSVTEVCFEVGCSSLGTFSSRFTELVGVPPSVYRRQAVRATAGMPSCVAKQVTRPVRNREAPGDRTGRESQATGHRTGQESRSAGDERHLA, encoded by the coding sequence GTGACCAGCAGAGCCTCCGCGGAGCAGCACTTGCGCGACCTCGCGCGGCTGCGCCGCGTGCGCGACCGGATCGACCGCGAGTACGCGCAGCCGCTGGACGTCGAGGCGCTCGCCCGCGGCGTGAACATGTCAGCCGGGCACCTCAGCCGCCAGTTCCGGCGGGCCTACGGCGAGTCGCCGTACGGCTACCTGATGACCCGGCGCATCGAGCGTGCGATGGCGCTGCTGCGCCGTGGCGACCTCAGCGTGACCGAGGTCTGCTTCGAGGTCGGCTGCTCGTCGCTGGGCACCTTCAGCAGCCGCTTCACCGAGCTGGTCGGGGTGCCGCCCAGCGTCTACCGACGCCAGGCGGTGCGCGCGACGGCGGGGATGCCGTCCTGCGTGGCGAAACAGGTGACCAGACCCGTCAGGAATCGCGAAGCGCCAGGTGACCGGACCGGTCGGGAGTCGCAAGCGACAGGTCACCGAACCGGTCAGGAATCGAGAAGCGCCGGCGACGAGCGGCACCTAGCGTGA
- a CDS encoding response regulator: MSGTPTRILLADDQDDVRSGFRLVLDSQPDMTVIGEAADGATALDLARHLRPDVVLADIRMPRLDGLELTRLLAGPQATRPTRVVVVTTFDLDDYVHTALHNGACGFLLKRSGPALLIEGVRAAMAGDALISPQITVRLLRQLSLPPARPRPTADTLTDREREIVRLVARGSTNQEIATELVISPGTAKTHLANIQSKLKVRNRVEIAAWAWQTGLMPPAP; the protein is encoded by the coding sequence ATGAGCGGCACCCCCACCCGCATCCTCCTGGCCGACGACCAGGACGACGTCCGCAGCGGCTTCCGGCTCGTCCTCGACTCCCAGCCGGACATGACCGTCATCGGTGAGGCCGCGGACGGTGCCACGGCCCTTGACCTGGCCCGCCACCTCCGGCCGGACGTCGTACTGGCGGACATCCGCATGCCCCGCCTGGACGGCCTGGAACTCACCCGCCTGCTCGCGGGGCCCCAGGCCACCCGGCCGACCAGGGTGGTCGTGGTCACCACCTTCGACCTCGACGACTACGTACACACGGCCCTCCACAACGGCGCCTGCGGCTTCCTGCTCAAACGCTCCGGGCCGGCCCTGCTGATCGAGGGCGTGCGCGCGGCGATGGCGGGGGACGCCCTGATCAGCCCGCAGATCACCGTACGGCTCCTCCGGCAGCTGTCCCTGCCGCCGGCGCGCCCCCGTCCCACCGCCGACACCCTCACGGACCGCGAACGCGAAATCGTCCGCCTGGTCGCCCGGGGCTCCACCAACCAGGAGATCGCCACCGAACTCGTCATCTCGCCCGGTACGGCGAAGACCCACCTCGCCAACATCCAGTCGAAGCTGAAGGTCCGCAACCGCGTCGAGATCGCCGCCTGGGCCTGGCAGACGGGGCTCATGCCACCGGCCCCGTAG